ATCGCGCTCCGTTCATACTCGATGTCCTTCACCCCTAAACGCGCGTTCACGACCCGGGCAGCGGCGAACAAATAATCGGACAGGCGGTTCATATATTTGAGCACAACATCGTTGATCGGCTCCGCTTTTTGCAAGGAAACGATGCACCGCTCCGCCCGTCTTGCCACCGTACGCGCCATATGGAGCGCCGCAGCCGCCTTGGAGCCGCCCGGCAAAATGAATTTTTGCAATGGCGGCGCTTCTTGCACGTGCGCATCAATGCGCTCTTCTAAAAATGTGACCATCGCCTCGGTCACCTTATACGGAAGCTTGCCGTTGACGATGGCCAGGTCGCCGCCGCAGTCAAACAGCTCGTGCTGGATTTTTTGCAGCTCAGCGCAAAGGTCGCGAAACCGTTCATCGCCGGCCAATAACGCAAGCGCCCATCCGATGAACGAATTCGCCTCGTCAATCGTTCCGTACGCCTCGACGCGCAAATGGTCTTTGTCCACGCGCCCGCCGACTAAACTCGTTTTCCCTTGGTCTCCTGTTCGCGTATACAATTTCACTGTTCCTCTCCCCCTTATTTCAATTGTTCCGCCAGTCCGCACCAAAGCCGGTCGACGCGGCAGCACAAGGAAGC
Above is a window of Geobacillus thermoleovorans DNA encoding:
- a CDS encoding cob(I)yrinic acid a,c-diamide adenosyltransferase gives rise to the protein MKLYTRTGDQGKTSLVGGRVDKDHLRVEAYGTIDEANSFIGWALALLAGDERFRDLCAELQKIQHELFDCGGDLAIVNGKLPYKVTEAMVTFLEERIDAHVQEAPPLQKFILPGGSKAAAALHMARTVARRAERCIVSLQKAEPINDVVLKYMNRLSDYLFAAARVVNARLGVKDIEYERSAIVFRDKEEKQ